The genomic segment TTGAGTCAACTTTGCTGTCTTGAGTGAGTTATGATGAGTGAACAAGAAATTATGTGAGAACAGGTTGGGATGTTTTTCAATACTGACCAATTTCCCTTTtgcaaatcatttcaaataaatgtaaaaagttgCAACAATAAGATCAGTCATCGGTCGGTTGTTGTCTTTGGCTTTAGAAATGATCAGTTTAGTAAATTCTGAAAGGTTAACAGAAATCCAGCACTGAACATCCAGCGTTGttctgtaaaaatgtctttcaccagaggataaaccctttttccattcttttcttttctgcttatTAGAGCATGTTGTaactttacaaataaaatgactgtttcTACAACCGGCGTGTAATAGGGAAGAATAAATGTTCTGTTTAGCCTATATAGAGTTCCCCTGAGATTAATGGCCATTTTAACAagatctctgtctctctctctttctttctttctcacacacacacacacacacacacacacacacacacacacacacacacacacacacacacactccgacACACTGCCCTACTTTCTCAGGGTGAGTGCACAGAGGATCCTGTGCTCTCTGTTCACGGGTCGCGACACAACAATAACACATAGACAGATAAACACGCGCAGACGAGCAATCGCGTGGTATAAGTAAAACGAGTCAAAGTGAAGGCAAACTGACTTTAATAAGACGAAGGAGAAGCGTCCATGTCCCCGGTCGACGTGGGTGTACCACGCTTCTCCTGCACGCGAAGCGGTGGTTGGAGACGCGGGTCCATGTTTTCCTCCGCTCACGTGTACCGGCTGCTCGGCAGCGCCCGTCAAGCTGTCGCTAAGTCCGCGAGCCGAGCTTATTATGGGAGCTGCGCCTGCTGTGTCCTATATCAGCAACGGCCAGCCTTTCTCCAGTCATCCCCAGCCATGGTGCCGAGTGAACGCTGTCTACTCCACCGGCAGGCCACGACACCGAGAGGAAGGCGCTTTTCAAGCCGTTAACGTAAGGAGAAAAATGTGCTTCATTCAcgtttttgttgtgtgtttgaaattAGGCTTTGCGTTTGATTTGCTGGCAGGGGCAAAACGGGAGAAACGGCGGGACGGTGTCGCGGTATTGCGATGTGGCCAGATGTGCGTGTAAATCGTCGTAAAACATCCAGATTTTTGTAAACTTGTTTACCCGGCGCCACAGGTGGTGTTTCTCCAGTTCAGTTCAGTGCAGCGCAGCTCGTTTCACTCCAACCTCTGGCTTCCCTTCACAGGAACGTGTTCATGATACGagaatgataatgatgatgtaGGGAAAATGAGAATCACAATATAAGTAGCACAGTTAATATTAGCAATGCAACTGTCTAAGCACAGTTATCAGAGTATCAAGCTTGTGTGTcgtacacattttttttttttcttttacgcTGGACCAACATGTATGTGAGCAGACTTTTCAAGCCTGTAGCTGAAGCTTTGATAGTGTAGAATGGAAGATagataaaatgttgaataaataaacaggagCCAATGATTCCTCTTGCATAAAAAAAGATTGTCAGCTCACATTTAGATGGAGACTGCAATGCTGTTGAAAGTAAGAGTCCCCCAGTTATGAACCTAACTGCTGAGTGGATGACAGAGAGTACATCAGGTAGAGATTTTGGATCTGTGATTCGCGCTTATGAATAGATTTACATCAGTTTATACTGGGACTGAGTGAAAGATTGCTTCCACAAGACTGGGGGGAAAACATCGCGGTGAAAAGGGCTTCAGCATTACATTTAGTCTGCCAGCCAGGTGTttttactggatttttgaggtgagttttccatcattttaatTCAGCTCATTATAAAGCATTCGATTACTCATAGACTCTTCAGTACAGGCTCTGTCAGCAGTGGTGATTTTCAAGGTGAGATGATCAGTTGTTCTCGTTCTGAAAAACCACCTAACTTTACTGCAGTTTCACCTGCATGTAAAATAAGCTTTGGAAAAAGTTCTTCAATAGCCGGGTTACAGACTGAGTGTGCTTGTTTCGATGTAGAGGCATTTCCTCAACATGGACATGGGCTCTGCAGTACTTAAAGTTAAGCATGACTCGTTGGATACTGTGAAAAGCTCATGGGATCTATTGAAAAGATCATTCTGAGACTTCCTGCAAGCGACTGATTCACTGTAACAGAACGAAagccttttcaaaaataatccCTCACAAATAAGCAATATCTTCTCACTTCAGTAAGTGACTGAATAACAAGCAGCATTCCATGCATTGTGGATTTTCACAGAAATAATGCAGTTTGATAAAAGCAGCATAGGAGCAGTTAGTTGAATAAAAAAGGGATTTAAACAGTTCCTGctatttgattgatttaataAAGTCGATACAACCCTGTGTTTACCACATCtagaaagattaaaaacaacattttaaggTTGAGATGTTTATCCTCAGATTCACTGTTGAAGAAATGACAAGTGTTAATATACTTATTGAAAGCATAACTTACCTCTGGAGGTAACCACCAACCATTGTGTTAGTAGTGAGTGGgaaattaatctattaattaaTCTGAATTGAACAATCCACCTGAGTTTTACCTGTTTTTCACCCAACCTGAAAGTGAGTTTACATAGTAGTCTCACTCTACTTTTATGATATTCtattgaaaactaaaaaatgggTTCTGAAGATGTTTTAATTTGCATatactgttgttgttgcagtACTTTTGAACAATTCCTGATCTCTCATGACCCCACAGTGTGCTGATTTGTTGCAGAATGAAACAAGGAAGGACAGGTCTCAAATCAAAGTGCCAAACCTTCCCCTCCTACAAGGAGAGGGCTAAGAGACAGAAGCGGGGGGCGTCCAGCTTCGCCCTGTCTCCATCAGAGGACTGGGGTAACCTGCCCCACCACGTCGTCCTGCAAATCTTCCAGCATCTGTCCCTCATAGACCGGGCCAGGGCCTCCTCGGTGTGCCGGCGCTGGAATGACGTCTTTCACACCCCCGACCTGTGGAGGAGATTTGAGTTTGAGCTCAATCAGCCAGCCACATCTTACCTGCGCTCCACGCACCCTGACCTCATTCAGCAGATCATCAAGAAACACGCCCAGCACCTGCAGTACGTTAGCTTCAAGGTACAAGCCTCCCCTGCTGTCGcccatttcttctcctctttcacctCCTCCGGCCTCCTCCTCGATATCCACAACACAGCTGTCTTAAAAAGAATATGTGCCCTCCTTAATCCAAACCATCTGCTGCAGAATCAATCATGACGCATCAGCTGTCCTGGCATTAGTAGGCTTAACACATCCAGGCTGAAATGAATCTCACTCCTCCAGCTTTCCATTCCTCATATTatgtcttttgattttttttttctctctacctaAATGGTGAATCGCTGCTGGTAAATCAGGTGGACAGCTGCATAGAATCTGCAGAGGCAGCCTGTGACATTCTCTCCCAGCTGGTGAACTGTACCATTAAGACCCTGGGGCTGATTTCCACCGCACGGCCGAGCTTCATGGATGTGTCTCAGGTAAGAGGCAGCTTCTGTTTTACATGCATATCTGAACATTTTTATCGCTGCCCTATttgtcacacacagagagctggGTTAGTCACATCCGGTATGCCAGTTGCATGTTAAAGTGAAGACTGTATCTCTCCTCATTGCTGAAAAAGACTTATTGTAccatgaatttatttttggtaaaaaTATCCCtacttttctgtgctttttgcaaaatgcaaaaaagcatATTCTGCTGAAATGTCTGGTgataataaaaagttttttaagATAAGAAATCCTGGTTTAGCATTGTTTGTGTCTCCTCAGGCCCACTTTGTGTCTGCACTGACAGTGGTGTTTGTCAACTCCAAATCCCTGTCCTCTATCAAGATTGATGACACCCCAGTGGATGACCCTTCGCTGAGGGTGCTGGTTGCCAACAACAGCGACACCCTTAAGTTGCTGAAGATGAGCAGCTGTCCTCATGTCTCCCCAGCAGGTAATAAACTTTTATAAAAGTACTGCTTTTACTTTGGGACTATCTTACACCATATGCAAGccaaatacatttgaaaaaattgtctacagccatgccagcagcaAATGAAATctttgagaaagaaaataaatgaacacagtGTCTATCTAATTAGCAGAAGACACGCTGAAAAGACGAGATGAGAAAGCTATTGAATCCAGCTTTCTTAAAACACAAGCTGAAATTTTAGCTTCAACTCTCAATGTCTTCAgatcaacaaaaaatattgaaaaaaaataatcagcctTACTCTGATCATCCTGGACTAATAGAGCCGCAGATGATAAATGGTGTAAATGTTGGCCGTGTTCTTCATTCAAATGGCACATGTACAGACATTGTTCGTTCTAGGTCAAAAGAGAGATGAGGCAAGCATTATTGGCGAGTATAAGAGTGACCTGATACTTGCCAGGTCACTCACTGTTATTGTGGATGAAAGCACCCTGTTAAGCAAAAAGTCTTTTCTCATTGAGTACCTCAGAACATCAGTTGATAGCTTAAAGATGTGCTTCTTAGATCTTTTTGAGAGAATACAATAGAGAATACAACAACAGATGGAATCACCAGTGAACTAATAAACTGCCTGATGAAACATGGGCTTGAAGatgcttttcataaaaaatgtcTGGAGGGATTCTGCTCCGATGGAGCCTCTGTAATGGtaggcaaaaaaagaaagtgtactcaaaactgaaaagtaagCTTCCAGGCCCCATAGGCTGGCATTGTCTGAACCACAGGTTGGAGTTGTCTGTATCAGGTGCAGTCAAGCGTTGCACAGAGACCAGACACTTCACAGCTTTTCTTGCCTCTTGTGTATAATCAGTCACCCAAGAACTTAAGAGAGCTTGATGTTATAGTCTCTGAGGTACATGTATGTTTGAGAAGGACTGGTTGAGTCGTGGGGATAATGTGGGTGgcttcagtctttatgctgcACTCTACTGTCACCTCACAGCTGCAAGTACAGATGTGAACTGAAATTCATGTGACAGATGCAGAGTATGTACTGGGACTAGCAGCAAAGTTGAGTTCAATTGCTTTTGTTAAAGACATTGGGCTGATGATGGATGTGCTTGAGGAGCTAAAAGACCTGTATGAGGCTCTGCAGTCCAGACACATTAGACTGTCTTAATCAATCAGTCGGATAAAAAGGCAACCAGATGTTTTCAATACCAtgagcgggaaaaaaaaaattacacgcGAGGCTGCTCAGCAAGGTGCTTTTAATGGCGTAACACTGCAGAGCGACAGCAGGCAGAAGGTGTAATAGATCCCAGAATGCTCTATAAAGCACTATGCAAAAGAGTGCCAACAAGAATGGTCACAAGTGAAGAGGAATCACTCTGTCGCAAGGTCAATGTGTTGGATAAAAACACGTGGCCCAACCCTCTACCATTAATGTATGgggaaaatgaaataagaaaactaTGAAATCCTTTGAAAATAGGATTCTCTGTTGTTAAGCAAATTTATAGGGATTTTAAGGAGAATGCCAGTGTATGACCGCACACGTCCGTTCTGAAACTTAAACATGCAGTGGACACCACTGCTGAGAACAGTGCAGACTGTGAGAGGGGTTTTTCAGGTATGAATGCAGTTGTGacataatgtcaaaaatgtctCTGCTCTAATGCCACAAAATCTGTCAGGAATTGGGCAGCTACCAGAGCATTTAGCGTGTAGACAAAGATACACCACCATGAGCCCATCTGGGATCTGGTGAACTAACTGGTCTTACTGACACTTTTACAGTAAGATGCTGTGCACAAAATTTAAGAAAGTTGTGAAATTTGATTGTGTCTCAGTGATGGAACTACCTGTAATATTAGCCTACAGTTTCCACTGTGTGGAATTCTTAAATTGTTCTATCTAGCTAGTTGTGTCTTCAGTGAGTACACATGTAGTTGcttctccatttttttcacttttctatcTATAGATTATGTTTAGCATGATTGCGAAAAAAAGGTGATTTGAAATTTTAGGGGACTTTGGAAAAGTCATGGAAAGGTTGGAAATTAGGAAAAGTGTTGGCAGCCTGTGTATATTGTGATATTGTAAGATGCAAATTAATTCCAGTTTAATGAAGCTCTTGAAAAGACTGTTCTTTAACCACTGAgtttagcatgctgacatttgctaattagcactaaagaCAAAGTGCATCTGAGGCTGCTGGGAATGTTGTTATaatgcagatatttggtcaaaaaccaaagtattcgACATATTTAGACTGTGACATGATGATGGTGCTGTGTAGAAAGTCAAGGGACTGAAATTTTCCCTGAGGGGAACTTGACTGTCTGtgccaaaaaaatgttgtcaagacatttcatcATGACATTTATTAACATCGTGGTAGagaagtcagtaggattcaccCCTCAGGGACATTGATTGTCTCTGCTATATTAATGGCactccatccaacagttgttgagatatttcaatctggactgGAGTGATGGACTGACCAAAATCCCTTTCCTTAGAGCACCgctaattattttctgattatttgcttttttaaaagggaTCCGTTCCCATTCAGATCTTCTgacctctctttctgtccacaGGTATCCTGTGTGTGGCAGACCACTGCCATGGTCTCAGGGAGCTGGCACTGAACTACCACCTCCTGAGTGATGAGCTCCtgctttccctctcctctgaAAAACACGTCCACCTGGAGCACCTGCGCATTGACGTGGCGAGTGAAAACCCAGGCCAGACACACTTTCACACCATCAAGAGGAGCAGCTGGGAGGCTTTGGTCCGACACTCGCCCAAGGTCAACATCGTCATGTACTTCTTCCTCTATGAGGAGGAGTTTGAGCCCTTCTTCCGTGAGGAGACTCCTGTCACCCACCTGTACTTTGGCCGGACGGTTAGCAAAGAGATGCTGGGCCGCATCGGACTGAACTGCCCTCGGCTGGTGGAGCTGGTGGTGTGCGCCAATGGCCTCGAGCCCCTGGATGAGGAGTTGATCCGTATCGCCGAGCGCTGCAAAAGCTTGA from the Xiphias gladius isolate SHS-SW01 ecotype Sanya breed wild chromosome 23, ASM1685928v1, whole genome shotgun sequence genome contains:
- the fbxl3l gene encoding F-box/LRR-repeat protein 3, which translates into the protein MKQGRTGLKSKCQTFPSYKERAKRQKRGASSFALSPSEDWGNLPHHVVLQIFQHLSLIDRARASSVCRRWNDVFHTPDLWRRFEFELNQPATSYLRSTHPDLIQQIIKKHAQHLQYVSFKVDSCIESAEAACDILSQLVNCTIKTLGLISTARPSFMDVSQAHFVSALTVVFVNSKSLSSIKIDDTPVDDPSLRVLVANNSDTLKLLKMSSCPHVSPAGILCVADHCHGLRELALNYHLLSDELLLSLSSEKHVHLEHLRIDVASENPGQTHFHTIKRSSWEALVRHSPKVNIVMYFFLYEEEFEPFFREETPVTHLYFGRTVSKEMLGRIGLNCPRLVELVVCANGLEPLDEELIRIAERCKSLTAIGLGECEVTCSGFVEFVKMCGGRLTQLSIMEEVLIPDSSYNMEQIHSEVSKHLGRLWFPDMMPTW